One genomic window of Polyangium aurulentum includes the following:
- the tssI gene encoding type VI secretion system tip protein TssI/VgrG, translating to MSKNAQLSLESGDNLEVRTFVVNESVSASFQIDVIAMGADDIDIKKITGRPASFGISARGGKRVWSGVCAEISQISVEPDGLSTYAVRVAPTFWMLNHRRNHRIFQHQSVPDIVQKVLGEWKLPFELKIDGGSYAKKEYAVQYGETDHDFIRRLLVEEGISFFFQTPEGGNETKMILTDAPHTGQPREKSLPFVRSPSGGEQQDHITNVNIKHEVRPGRAVVRDFDFRRPSFPLAGVHSGEGGGQESLLEEYIYMPGVSNVKSESAGGGNTPFADKEGAYRHEEKAATKRAQTRTEAMRSAASRIKFNTTAADLAPGSVFSMDGHPHPDVGKGKKLLVTNYHISGDVNEDWTMGGSAVSADQPYRPFVKSGPASGREGDDESFKPMTNMDKPRIQGTQSAVVVGPKGEEIHADEHGRVRVQFPWDREAKGDEKGSCWIRVSQAWAGPGFGMITLPRVGQEVLVGFMEGDPDQPMVVGRMFDTTSPTPYQIPEHKTRTSLKSSSENGGNEITFEDKNNSELFYIQATKDFHKIVKNDELEETQGNRHLTVEGDLILSAKGNVIIQAGKELVVKGGPKVQINPPGDIAKATKPKELSPSGGKKKQQQQQQEQPKAQQQGGGGGGGGGGSQPSAGGGAQPSAGGGAPTGGKSMAARQNESLSRMNPGPSGKYQQIAAARKAQAEKYQDLAKQIGEKYNIPPAMALAWMNRESAFGEYLNKDGYSKFDGQGFGMFQVDKRYHTPQGGPADWNHIDQAMGIFNDYKGQIRSKNPGWTEEEYNAAALVAYNSGPGSVRTRPSDAASWAQLDKGTAHDDYSRDIWAEAQWYSKNLKW from the coding sequence ATGAGCAAGAATGCCCAACTGTCACTCGAGTCCGGGGACAACCTGGAAGTCCGCACCTTCGTGGTGAACGAATCCGTCTCGGCCTCGTTCCAGATCGACGTCATCGCCATGGGGGCCGATGACATCGACATCAAGAAGATCACCGGCCGCCCGGCGTCGTTCGGCATCTCGGCGCGCGGCGGCAAGCGCGTCTGGAGCGGCGTCTGCGCCGAGATCTCGCAGATCAGCGTGGAGCCCGACGGCCTGTCCACGTACGCCGTGCGCGTCGCCCCGACCTTCTGGATGCTCAATCACCGCCGCAATCACCGCATCTTCCAGCACCAGTCCGTGCCGGATATCGTGCAGAAGGTCCTCGGCGAGTGGAAGCTGCCCTTCGAGCTGAAGATCGACGGCGGCAGCTACGCCAAGAAAGAGTATGCGGTCCAGTACGGCGAGACCGATCACGACTTCATCCGGCGCCTGCTCGTCGAGGAGGGGATCTCGTTCTTCTTCCAGACCCCGGAGGGCGGCAACGAGACGAAGATGATCCTCACCGACGCGCCGCACACGGGGCAGCCGCGCGAGAAGTCATTGCCGTTCGTCCGCTCGCCGAGCGGCGGCGAGCAGCAGGACCACATCACCAACGTGAACATCAAGCACGAGGTGCGCCCGGGGCGCGCCGTGGTCCGCGATTTCGACTTTCGCCGCCCGAGCTTCCCGCTCGCGGGCGTCCATAGCGGCGAGGGCGGCGGGCAGGAGAGCCTGCTCGAGGAATACATCTACATGCCGGGCGTGAGCAACGTGAAGAGCGAGAGCGCCGGCGGCGGCAACACGCCCTTCGCGGACAAGGAGGGCGCTTACCGGCACGAGGAAAAGGCGGCGACGAAGCGCGCGCAGACCCGCACGGAGGCGATGCGCTCGGCCGCGTCGCGAATCAAGTTCAACACCACCGCGGCCGACCTCGCCCCGGGCAGCGTGTTTTCGATGGACGGCCACCCGCACCCGGACGTGGGCAAGGGCAAGAAGCTCCTCGTCACGAATTATCATATCAGCGGCGACGTCAACGAGGACTGGACGATGGGGGGCTCTGCGGTCTCGGCCGACCAGCCCTACCGGCCTTTCGTCAAGAGCGGCCCCGCCTCGGGCCGGGAGGGCGATGACGAGTCGTTCAAGCCCATGACGAACATGGACAAGCCGCGCATCCAGGGCACGCAGAGCGCGGTGGTCGTGGGCCCGAAGGGCGAGGAGATCCACGCCGACGAGCACGGCCGCGTGCGCGTGCAATTCCCCTGGGATCGCGAGGCGAAGGGCGACGAGAAGGGCTCGTGCTGGATTCGCGTCTCGCAGGCGTGGGCGGGCCCTGGGTTTGGCATGATCACCCTGCCGCGCGTCGGTCAGGAGGTGCTCGTCGGATTCATGGAGGGCGACCCCGACCAGCCCATGGTCGTCGGCCGCATGTTCGACACCACCTCGCCGACGCCCTATCAGATCCCGGAGCACAAGACGCGCACGTCGCTGAAGAGCAGCTCGGAGAACGGCGGCAACGAGATCACGTTCGAGGACAAGAACAACAGCGAGCTGTTCTATATCCAGGCCACCAAGGATTTCCACAAGATCGTCAAGAACGACGAGCTCGAGGAGACGCAGGGCAATCGTCACCTCACCGTCGAGGGCGACCTGATCCTGTCCGCCAAGGGCAATGTGATCATCCAGGCGGGCAAGGAGCTGGTGGTCAAGGGCGGCCCGAAGGTGCAGATCAATCCGCCCGGCGACATTGCGAAGGCGACCAAGCCGAAGGAGCTTTCGCCGTCGGGCGGCAAGAAGAAGCAGCAGCAACAGCAGCAGGAGCAGCCGAAAGCCCAGCAGCAGGGTGGGGGCGGCGGAGGCGGTGGTGGCGGCTCGCAGCCCTCGGCAGGCGGCGGCGCGCAGCCCTCGGCCGGAGGCGGGGCGCCGACGGGCGGCAAGTCGATGGCCGCGCGGCAGAACGAGAGCCTCTCGCGAATGAATCCCGGCCCGTCGGGCAAGTACCAGCAGATCGCGGCGGCGCGCAAGGCGCAGGCGGAGAAGTATCAGGATCTCGCCAAGCAGATCGGCGAGAAATACAACATCCCGCCCGCCATGGCGCTCGCCTGGATGAACCGCGAGTCGGCCTTCGGCGAGTACCTGAACAAGGACGGCTACAGCAAGTTCGACGGCCAGGGATTCGGAATGTTTCAGGTTGACAAACGCTACCACACGCCCCAGGGCGGCCCTGCCGACTGGAACCACATCGACCAGGCGATGGGGATCTTCAACGACTACAAGGGCCAGATCAGGTCGAAGAACCCCGGCTGGACCGAGGAGGAGTACAACGCCGCCGCGCTCGTGGCCTACAACAGCGGGCCGGGCAGCGTGCGCACGCGGCCGTCGGACGCGGCGAGCTGGGCGCAGCTCGACAAGGGTACCGCGCACGACGATTACTCGCGCGACATCTGGGCCGAGGCCCAGTGGTACTCGAAGAACCTGAAGTGGTAG
- a CDS encoding PAAR domain-containing protein encodes MSTLFVALVEKDICTGHDACKSRIALEGSPDVFIDGKPVVRVGDRWEMHGCPAHPAHNGVVTQGSDEVSLNGMPVARIGDPLNCGSKVKTGTPAVYAGGKLSSITELNKKLPEMDEATRAKSEREAAAMKEEAQKHVELAKEMGAKTGTPPALWLGKASRETNFGKALDSNGYGDRGNGFGMFQVDKRSHTPQGGPFSQAHYDQSAGIWNNQAAAVAKKHPDWSSDEQLKGTVASYNFGVKNVQTRPSDAASWAQLDDGTAHDDYSRDVLGRAKWYADNLDWGD; translated from the coding sequence ATGTCGACGCTTTTCGTTGCGCTCGTGGAGAAGGACATCTGCACCGGCCACGACGCCTGCAAGTCGCGCATTGCGCTGGAAGGCAGCCCCGACGTGTTCATCGACGGCAAGCCGGTCGTGCGGGTCGGCGATCGCTGGGAGATGCACGGCTGCCCGGCGCACCCCGCGCACAACGGCGTGGTCACGCAGGGGTCGGACGAGGTATCCCTCAACGGAATGCCGGTCGCGCGCATCGGCGATCCCCTCAATTGCGGCAGCAAGGTGAAGACGGGCACCCCGGCGGTCTACGCCGGGGGCAAGCTGTCGTCGATCACCGAGCTCAACAAGAAGCTGCCCGAAATGGACGAGGCCACACGGGCGAAGTCGGAGCGCGAGGCCGCGGCCATGAAGGAGGAGGCGCAGAAGCACGTCGAGCTCGCCAAGGAAATGGGCGCGAAGACGGGGACCCCGCCGGCCCTGTGGCTCGGGAAGGCGAGCCGCGAGACGAACTTCGGCAAGGCGCTCGACTCGAATGGCTACGGCGACCGCGGCAATGGATTCGGAATGTTCCAGGTAGACAAACGTTCCCACACGCCCCAGGGCGGGCCCTTCAGCCAGGCCCATTATGACCAGTCGGCGGGGATCTGGAACAACCAGGCGGCTGCGGTGGCCAAGAAGCACCCGGACTGGTCGAGCGACGAGCAGCTCAAGGGCACCGTCGCCTCCTACAACTTCGGCGTGAAGAACGTGCAGACCCGGCCCTCGGACGCGGCGAGCTGGGCGCAGCTCGACGACGGCACGGCGCACGACGACTATTCGAGGGACGTGCTCGGCCGCGCCAAGTGGTACGCCGACAACCTCGACTGGGGGGATTGA
- a CDS encoding DUF2169 family type VI secretion system accessory protein: protein MQVFSIPPFVTGSVTWQEQPDQWNLTVICKATYALAPGTSHLALEPEQINERDNHWDDDPAKSIYAPSDLAPFKPRPEILLVGSAYAPRGEAVRSLFVRLMVGDFEKSVEVFGPRTFGNDGVLQDGPRWTQMSLRYERAGGGGESWNPVGVDPDAVDAYGRRSLPNLQPPGILGVELGEAVPAAGYGPIAARWEVRRAKLGALAAGWTDEGWNENPLGMDFDGSYFQSAPLDQLVDELRADEKIILENLHPEHPRLSTNLAGVRPRARVEIEGLPPWELSLVADTLWIDTNRALVTLTWRGQLPLDGRDQPGRIFIGVEEPGGHVHWAEAPAVKPHIAAARLVAAPQHVEIEEDLVDEVTNTDESEFGLTTHILPPYRPGMAPAPLPFNARAAAPAPPPVVASPPPPPRLQRPPGDPDETSVFAPPNPRSSMPSWLEPPGQGSPPPPAAQAAPGRPLAPPPPVSQLLRTGEAAPVNVFAASNTAAAIDVSAAPPMAPPPVIPPRVTPIAMPAVPAPPPPPPLAGGLGVRLPGTTIGQAAAMAVKPASAAPAPRSAAPPPPIEMERPRQTKTDPRVLATAAFLGAAEASNAAADGPVERAPRAEGSSDKQPAPASPPRTLIEIIWFSSDAASRLRADPAWEELIGEKKGEPPPASGEYETESDGGDDGLLDENGLPIERERPAKRKEPEPPPKKPDKAVVAAVLSRGSPVFDVEGALVSAAGEDGVLDAKLIVIGGDLELPFDEVETLKVLASAAMPVASSDKKLKETLDLANEVQNTPLGSSPEVASSFSLRIREAWVKANRMLPPDYLDVHSRRVLLEQRKYQMRELADAQWIRALLHGVSGERPVPTYLPAELARKMPLFARFPARLIAEVVPQQDQSESHPVALRVIAIARQVAARVRR, encoded by the coding sequence ATGCAAGTTTTCTCGATTCCCCCGTTCGTCACCGGCTCCGTCACGTGGCAGGAGCAGCCGGATCAGTGGAACCTCACGGTCATCTGCAAGGCGACGTACGCGCTCGCGCCGGGCACGTCGCACCTCGCGCTCGAGCCCGAGCAGATCAACGAGCGCGATAACCACTGGGACGACGACCCGGCGAAGAGCATCTACGCTCCCTCGGATCTCGCACCGTTCAAGCCGCGGCCGGAGATCCTGCTCGTCGGCAGCGCGTACGCGCCCCGCGGCGAGGCCGTGAGGTCGCTCTTCGTCCGGCTGATGGTGGGCGATTTCGAGAAATCGGTCGAGGTCTTCGGCCCGCGCACCTTCGGCAATGACGGCGTCCTGCAGGATGGGCCGCGCTGGACGCAGATGTCTTTGCGCTACGAGCGCGCTGGCGGCGGCGGCGAATCGTGGAACCCCGTGGGCGTCGACCCCGACGCCGTCGACGCCTATGGCCGCAGAAGCCTGCCCAACTTGCAGCCGCCGGGGATCCTCGGCGTCGAGCTGGGCGAGGCCGTCCCCGCCGCCGGCTATGGCCCCATCGCGGCCCGCTGGGAGGTGCGTCGGGCCAAACTGGGCGCGCTCGCGGCCGGCTGGACCGACGAGGGCTGGAACGAAAACCCCCTCGGCATGGACTTCGACGGCTCGTATTTCCAGAGCGCGCCGCTCGATCAGCTCGTCGACGAGCTGCGCGCCGACGAGAAGATCATCCTCGAGAACCTGCACCCCGAGCATCCGCGGCTGTCGACCAACCTCGCCGGCGTGCGCCCCCGCGCGCGCGTCGAGATCGAGGGATTGCCGCCGTGGGAGCTGTCCCTCGTCGCCGATACGCTCTGGATCGACACCAATCGAGCCCTCGTCACCCTCACCTGGCGAGGCCAGCTCCCGCTCGACGGTCGCGACCAGCCGGGCCGGATCTTCATTGGCGTCGAGGAGCCCGGCGGGCACGTCCACTGGGCCGAGGCGCCTGCGGTGAAGCCGCACATCGCCGCCGCGCGCCTCGTCGCCGCGCCCCAGCACGTCGAAATCGAGGAAGACCTCGTCGACGAGGTCACGAACACCGACGAGAGCGAATTCGGGCTCACGACGCACATCCTGCCGCCTTATCGGCCCGGGATGGCTCCGGCGCCCCTGCCATTCAATGCCAGGGCCGCCGCCCCCGCGCCGCCGCCGGTGGTCGCGAGCCCGCCGCCTCCTCCGCGCCTGCAACGGCCTCCCGGTGATCCGGACGAGACGAGCGTGTTTGCTCCGCCAAACCCGCGCAGCAGCATGCCCTCGTGGCTCGAGCCTCCCGGGCAGGGCAGCCCGCCGCCGCCCGCCGCGCAAGCCGCGCCGGGGCGCCCGCTCGCGCCGCCCCCGCCGGTCTCGCAGCTCTTGCGCACCGGAGAGGCCGCGCCGGTGAACGTGTTTGCCGCGAGCAATACGGCGGCCGCCATCGACGTCAGCGCCGCGCCGCCAATGGCGCCGCCGCCCGTGATTCCGCCCCGCGTCACGCCCATCGCCATGCCCGCGGTGCCTGCGCCGCCGCCTCCTCCTCCGCTCGCGGGCGGGCTCGGCGTGCGCCTGCCGGGCACGACCATTGGTCAGGCTGCGGCAATGGCCGTCAAGCCTGCGTCCGCCGCCCCCGCGCCTCGCTCCGCCGCGCCCCCGCCGCCGATCGAGATGGAGCGTCCCCGCCAAACCAAAACGGATCCGCGCGTGCTCGCCACCGCCGCCTTCCTCGGCGCGGCCGAGGCGTCGAATGCAGCCGCGGACGGGCCCGTGGAGAGGGCGCCGCGGGCCGAAGGCAGCTCGGACAAACAGCCGGCCCCGGCGTCGCCGCCGCGCACGCTGATCGAGATCATCTGGTTCTCGTCCGACGCGGCCTCGCGCCTGCGCGCCGACCCCGCCTGGGAGGAGCTCATCGGGGAGAAGAAGGGGGAGCCGCCCCCCGCGTCCGGCGAATACGAGACGGAGAGCGACGGCGGCGACGACGGGCTGCTCGACGAGAATGGCCTTCCCATCGAGCGCGAGCGCCCCGCGAAGCGCAAGGAGCCCGAGCCGCCGCCGAAGAAGCCGGACAAGGCCGTGGTGGCGGCTGTGCTGTCGCGCGGCTCGCCGGTCTTCGACGTGGAGGGCGCGCTCGTCTCCGCGGCCGGCGAGGACGGCGTGCTCGACGCGAAGCTCATCGTGATCGGCGGCGATCTCGAGCTGCCATTCGACGAGGTGGAGACGCTCAAGGTGCTCGCGAGCGCCGCGATGCCGGTCGCGTCGTCGGACAAGAAGCTGAAGGAGACGCTCGACCTGGCCAATGAGGTGCAGAATACGCCCCTCGGAAGCTCGCCCGAGGTGGCCTCGAGCTTCTCCCTGCGCATTCGCGAGGCGTGGGTGAAGGCCAATCGCATGCTGCCTCCCGATTACCTCGACGTGCACTCGCGGCGGGTCTTGCTCGAGCAGCGAAAATACCAGATGCGCGAGCTGGCGGACGCGCAGTGGATTCGCGCGCTCCTGCACGGCGTATCGGGCGAGCGGCCCGTGCCCACGTATCTGCCCGCCGAGCTGGCGAGGAAGATGCCGCTCTTCGCCCGATTCCCCGCGCGCCTCATCGCCGAGGTCGTGCCCCAGCAGGACCAGAGCGAGTCGCATCCGGTGGCGCTGCGCGTGATCGCGATTGCGAGGCAAGTCGCGGCGCGGGTCCGGCGCTGA
- a CDS encoding adenylate/guanylate cyclase domain-containing protein codes for MHEPLLLDLARWVNERTLAGTSEGEVLSGMCERLVASGMPLLRAQMGADTLHPLVGGKIFRWWRGRGLEASAYERQEIPAGAAMWRNSPYHHLIETGGSLYRFRYPPANGVYPFPVLEELVAHGITDYVACVHQLGETVKMGEFDCVFSSWSADGQEGFTDAHVALLDALVPFLASAVMTAATRQITRTLVETYLGRDAGERVLRGAIERGIAERIRAVIWFSDLKGFTSMVDSIDPSLVVPLLNDYADAQVAAIHAHGGTVLKFIGDGLLAIFPVGENAAEACGRALAAAEEAFAALATLSARRADSALPATDAYLALHVGEVFYGNIGGAERLDFTVIGPAVNEAARISAMCRPLGQDIVVSQAFAEAARDARTGLLSLGSHTLRGVARPQALFSVQVRRTG; via the coding sequence ATGCACGAACCGCTGCTGCTCGATCTCGCACGCTGGGTCAACGAACGGACGCTCGCCGGCACCTCCGAGGGCGAGGTCCTGTCCGGCATGTGCGAGCGCCTCGTGGCCAGCGGAATGCCGCTGCTGCGCGCGCAGATGGGCGCCGATACGCTCCACCCGCTGGTCGGGGGCAAGATCTTCCGGTGGTGGCGGGGCCGTGGCCTCGAGGCTTCGGCCTACGAGCGGCAGGAGATCCCCGCAGGGGCGGCCATGTGGCGCAACAGCCCTTACCACCACCTCATCGAGACCGGCGGGTCGCTTTATCGATTCCGCTACCCGCCGGCGAACGGGGTTTACCCTTTCCCTGTCCTCGAAGAGCTCGTCGCGCACGGGATCACCGATTACGTTGCCTGCGTGCACCAGCTCGGGGAGACGGTGAAGATGGGCGAATTCGATTGCGTATTCTCGTCCTGGTCCGCCGACGGGCAGGAGGGCTTCACCGACGCGCACGTGGCGCTGCTCGACGCGCTCGTGCCATTCCTCGCCTCCGCGGTGATGACGGCCGCGACGCGGCAGATCACGCGCACGCTCGTCGAGACGTACCTCGGCCGCGACGCGGGCGAGCGCGTGCTGCGTGGGGCCATCGAGCGCGGCATCGCGGAGCGGATTCGCGCCGTCATCTGGTTCAGCGACCTCAAGGGATTCACGAGCATGGTCGATTCGATCGATCCGTCGCTCGTCGTGCCGCTGCTCAACGATTACGCGGACGCGCAGGTCGCTGCGATTCACGCGCACGGCGGCACGGTGCTCAAGTTCATCGGCGACGGGCTGCTCGCCATTTTCCCGGTGGGGGAGAACGCCGCGGAGGCGTGCGGGCGGGCGCTCGCGGCGGCCGAGGAGGCCTTCGCCGCGCTCGCGACGCTCAGCGCGCGCCGCGCGGACAGTGCGCTGCCGGCGACGGACGCCTACCTCGCGCTGCACGTGGGCGAGGTCTTTTATGGCAACATCGGCGGGGCGGAGCGGCTCGATTTCACCGTGATCGGCCCGGCGGTGAACGAGGCCGCGCGCATCTCGGCGATGTGCCGCCCGCTCGGGCAGGACATCGTGGTCTCGCAGGCGTTCGCCGAGGCAGCGCGCGACGCGCGGACGGGCCTTCTTTCCCTCGGCAGCCACACCCTGCGGGGCGTCGCCCGCCCTCAAGCGCTCTTTTCCGTGCAAGTCCGGCGGACGGGCTGA
- a CDS encoding aldehyde dehydrogenase family protein — translation MSAATTIEVSPKVKGFLEKPIRLLIDGAWVEAASGKTFTVENPATGEVIARVAEGSSEDVDRAVKAARAAFESGPWANMAPTERGRLLWKLAELLEAHQDEFAQIESLDNGKPYTVAKVADVALAIDLFRYMAGWATKVEGNTIPLSGAPAGRYFAYTQREPVGVVAQIIPWNFPLLMAAWKLGPALATGCTVVLKPAEQTPLSALRLGELMLEAGYPKGVINIVTGFGETAGAALAAHPGVDKVAFTGSTEVGKLIVKAATGNLKKVTLELGGKSPNVVLGDADPQLAIRGAANAIFFNHGQVCTAGSRLYVHKNIFDQVVEGVAEQAKKIKLGPGLHPETQMGPLVSSEQFSRVTGFIEVGQKEGAKVLTGGQRHGDKGYFVQPTVFVEAKHEMKIVREEIFGPVVAAMPFDEIDEVVKSANDTSYGLAAAVWTRDVSKAHKLAAKMRAGTVWVNCYNVFDAALPFGGYKESGWGREMGHEVLKLYTETKTVCIQL, via the coding sequence ATGAGCGCTGCGACGACGATCGAGGTTTCCCCCAAGGTGAAGGGCTTTCTTGAGAAGCCCATCCGCTTGCTCATCGACGGGGCGTGGGTCGAGGCCGCCTCGGGCAAGACCTTCACGGTCGAGAACCCCGCGACGGGCGAGGTGATCGCGCGCGTGGCCGAGGGCAGCAGCGAGGACGTCGATCGCGCGGTCAAGGCTGCCCGCGCGGCGTTCGAGTCGGGCCCCTGGGCGAACATGGCCCCCACCGAGCGCGGCCGCCTCCTGTGGAAGCTCGCCGAGCTGCTCGAGGCGCACCAGGACGAGTTTGCGCAGATCGAGTCGCTCGACAATGGCAAGCCCTACACGGTGGCGAAGGTGGCGGACGTGGCGCTCGCCATCGATCTGTTCCGCTACATGGCCGGCTGGGCGACGAAGGTCGAGGGCAACACGATCCCGCTCTCGGGCGCGCCCGCGGGCCGCTACTTCGCGTACACGCAGCGCGAGCCGGTCGGCGTCGTCGCGCAGATCATCCCCTGGAACTTCCCGCTGCTCATGGCCGCGTGGAAGCTCGGCCCCGCGCTCGCCACGGGCTGTACGGTCGTGCTCAAGCCCGCGGAGCAGACGCCGCTGTCGGCGCTGCGCCTCGGCGAGCTGATGCTCGAGGCGGGTTATCCGAAGGGCGTCATCAACATCGTGACCGGCTTCGGCGAGACGGCGGGCGCGGCGCTCGCGGCGCATCCGGGCGTCGACAAGGTGGCGTTCACGGGCTCGACCGAGGTCGGCAAGCTCATCGTGAAGGCGGCGACGGGCAACCTGAAGAAGGTGACGCTCGAGCTCGGCGGCAAATCGCCGAACGTGGTGCTCGGCGACGCGGATCCGCAGCTCGCCATTCGCGGCGCGGCGAACGCGATCTTCTTCAACCACGGCCAGGTGTGCACGGCGGGCTCGCGCCTTTACGTGCACAAGAACATCTTCGATCAGGTGGTCGAGGGCGTGGCCGAGCAGGCGAAGAAGATCAAGCTCGGCCCGGGCCTGCACCCCGAGACGCAGATGGGGCCGCTGGTATCTTCGGAGCAGTTCTCGCGCGTGACGGGCTTCATCGAGGTGGGGCAGAAGGAGGGCGCGAAGGTCCTGACCGGCGGGCAGCGGCACGGCGACAAGGGCTATTTCGTGCAGCCGACGGTCTTCGTCGAGGCGAAGCACGAGATGAAGATCGTGCGCGAGGAGATCTTCGGGCCGGTCGTGGCGGCGATGCCGTTCGACGAGATCGACGAGGTGGTGAAGAGCGCGAACGACACGTCGTACGGCCTCGCGGCGGCGGTGTGGACGCGCGACGTGAGCAAGGCCCACAAGCTCGCGGCGAAGATGCGGGCGGGGACGGTGTGGGTCAATTGCTACAACGTCTTCGACGCGGCGCTGCCCTTCGGCGGATACAAGGAGTCGGGCTGGGGCCGCGAGATGGGCCACGAGGTGCTGAAGCTGTACACCGAGACCAAGACGGTTTGCATTCAGCTCTGA
- a CDS encoding imelysin family protein, with amino-acid sequence MTHVFRSSAALLAAATTCLLIGCGGEAPAVGPRPLSEVAPPVIEGYATLVHATYVDAHEGATKLGTSLDALVAQPSAASLEAAKSAWLAARDPYGQSESFRFYGGPVDDDDGPEGRINAWPMDEAYVDYVEGEANAGIINDPATYPTIDEALIASLNEQGGEKNISSGYHAIEFLLWGQDMNVDGPGARPFTDYVMGAMGTAENQDRRGAYLTATSKLLSSDLASLVAEWAPESGAYRKAFVALPPEEALRRMLLGMGSLSGAELAGERMQVAYDTKEQEDEHSCFSDNTHADLLNNARAIQNVYLGKFGDVDVPGIDELVRGRDPALDVRMQSELAASIAAIEAITAPFDQAILGDDAAEGRKHVAAAIASLRKQTTTIVAIADLFEIKLNLEE; translated from the coding sequence ATGACGCACGTCTTCCGTTCCTCGGCCGCGCTGCTCGCGGCGGCCACCACTTGCCTCTTGATCGGCTGCGGCGGCGAAGCGCCCGCTGTCGGCCCGCGCCCTCTGTCCGAGGTGGCGCCGCCCGTCATCGAGGGCTACGCGACGCTCGTCCACGCCACGTACGTCGACGCGCACGAGGGCGCAACGAAGCTCGGAACGAGCCTCGACGCGCTCGTCGCGCAGCCGTCTGCCGCGTCGCTCGAGGCCGCGAAATCGGCCTGGCTCGCCGCGCGTGACCCCTACGGCCAGAGCGAATCCTTCCGCTTCTACGGCGGCCCGGTCGACGACGACGACGGGCCCGAGGGGCGCATCAACGCCTGGCCCATGGACGAGGCGTACGTCGATTACGTGGAGGGTGAGGCGAACGCTGGAATCATCAATGATCCGGCGACCTACCCGACCATCGACGAGGCCCTCATCGCGTCCCTGAACGAGCAGGGCGGCGAGAAGAACATCTCCTCGGGTTACCACGCGATCGAGTTTCTGCTATGGGGTCAGGACATGAACGTCGACGGCCCCGGAGCACGGCCTTTCACGGATTACGTGATGGGCGCGATGGGCACCGCCGAAAACCAGGACCGCCGCGGCGCGTACCTGACCGCCACGAGCAAGCTGCTCTCGAGCGATCTCGCGTCGCTCGTGGCGGAATGGGCGCCCGAGAGCGGCGCTTATCGCAAGGCGTTCGTCGCGCTCCCGCCCGAGGAGGCGCTGCGCCGGATGCTCCTCGGCATGGGCAGCCTGAGCGGCGCCGAGCTCGCGGGTGAGCGCATGCAGGTCGCTTACGACACGAAAGAGCAGGAGGACGAGCACTCCTGCTTCAGCGACAACACGCACGCCGATCTCCTGAACAACGCGCGCGCCATTCAGAACGTCTACCTCGGCAAGTTCGGCGACGTCGACGTGCCCGGCATCGACGAGCTGGTTCGCGGGCGCGATCCGGCGCTCGACGTGCGCATGCAGTCCGAGCTGGCGGCGAGCATCGCCGCCATCGAGGCGATCACCGCGCCCTTCGATCAGGCGATCCTCGGCGACGACGCCGCCGAGGGCCGCAAGCACGTCGCGGCCGCGATCGCCTCCCTGCGCAAGCAGACGACGACGATCGTGGCGATCGCCGACCTCTTCGAGATCAAGCTCAATCTAGAGGAATGA